Proteins from one Fragaria vesca subsp. vesca linkage group LG6, FraVesHawaii_1.0, whole genome shotgun sequence genomic window:
- the LOC101308205 gene encoding uncharacterized protein LOC101308205, with translation MEFVHISNDVSSGMLQSVRAPRLSVLHVARPLTPVKNRRESTVSLLWVFQRVICVQRGELLPAAGFSIENVAEDCDDYKEEAKSNIEKGDSGKCVEDKIRMDSNKCVDDLEEGVKVAGLRAVFETDWFLHLEGKNMKTLKLQNIEDKSYRNLDEVGLVVVGLCFVLVVVVVMKWNGAATPMEDAGVVDAAPNLCEATIILDKSTRWDTYHITLRDFLANFDCSGKLSIYPFGFEDILFSEDTRQTCFAPLPSLKHLDMKIIDRKSSAMAVTNCYTRDSLNWMAPSLEILSINKINKKWSKNFNRD, from the exons ATGGAGTTTGTTCATATTTCTAACGATGTGAGTTCTGGAATGCTCCAGAGCGTTCGTGCTCCGCGTTTGTCCGTCTTACATGTGGCTCGTCCACTGACACCTGTAAAAAACAGGCGTGAGTCCACCGTTAGTCTTCTTTGGGTTTTTCAGCGCGTGATATGCG TTCAGCGAGGAGAATTATTACCAGCAGCTGGATTCAGTATTGAGAATGTCGCGGAAGACTGTGATGACTATAAAGAGGAGGCAAAAAGCAATATTGAAAAGGGGGACAGTGGTAAGTGTGTGGAGGATAAAATTCGGATGGATTCAAATAAGTGTGTTGATGATTTGGAAGAGGGAGTAAAAGTAGCTGGTTTAAGAGCTGTATTTGAGACGGATTGGTTTTTACATTTGGAGGGGAAGAACATGAAGACGCTTAAGTTACAAAACATTGAAGATAAATCTTACAGAAACCTGGATGAAGTGGGTTTGGTAGTGGTGGGTTTGTGCTTTGTGTTGGTGGTGGTGGTGGTTATGAAATGGAATGGTGCTGCAACTCCAATGGAGGATGCCGGAGTAGTTGATGCAGCTCCAAATTTATGTGAGGCTACGATCATACTTGACAAGAGCACAAGATGGGATACATATCATATTACCCTCAGGGATTTCCTTGCAAATTTTGACTGCTCAGGAAAATTATCCATCTATCCTTTTGGTTTTGAG GATATCCTCTTTTCAGAAGATACGAGGCAGACCTGTTTTGCACCATTGCCTAGTCTCAAGCATTTGGACATGAAGATAATAGACCGGAAAAGTTCCGCAATGGCAGTGACAAATTGTTACACGAGGGACTCGTTGAATTGGATGGCACCATCTCTGGAAATTCTATCTATAAACAAGATAAACAAGAAATGGAGTAAAAATTTCAACAGAGATTAA